In a single window of the Aridibaculum aurantiacum genome:
- a CDS encoding DNA adenine methylase, whose amino-acid sequence MIYSSEQLPATVVALKKTRPIIKWTGGKYDEYAEFSRFIPSFKNYYEPFFGGGGVFFAARPQGKAFLNDKSKDLFAFYSLIHSSLLKKHLLKYADAWDEAKVLTMACTSKLLPIFVKFIKGAYQLEQLQSQVKFIVEDEISNKHYSLLDESFIIDSNAFKTKLAHSIADKIKRIAAISIKEQRHFTKSELSEHIETGIKSGLYLYLRKITNQHATGALSLPKEKAVANWYFVREFCYASMFRFNAKGEFNIPYGGIAYNKKDFRQKVNNIFSPTIKELFKNASFYNHDFEEFLRKTKPHKGDFIFVDPPYDSEFSEYDQNAFTKEDQERLRDVLVKMPAKMMMVIKETPFIRNLYSGHCRLIEFDKTYTYNVRGRNNRDTKHLIIINYDIGEHALHLPK is encoded by the coding sequence ATGATCTATTCCTCAGAACAGCTGCCTGCAACTGTAGTGGCTCTTAAAAAAACAAGGCCCATTATTAAGTGGACAGGTGGCAAGTATGATGAATATGCAGAGTTCTCCCGCTTTATTCCATCGTTCAAAAATTACTATGAACCCTTCTTTGGTGGTGGGGGTGTTTTCTTTGCTGCAAGGCCACAAGGGAAAGCATTTTTAAACGATAAAAGCAAGGACCTGTTTGCTTTCTACTCGCTTATCCATTCTTCGCTTTTAAAAAAGCATTTACTGAAATATGCTGATGCATGGGATGAAGCGAAAGTGCTGACAATGGCATGTACTAGTAAACTGCTCCCGATTTTTGTGAAGTTCATTAAAGGGGCTTACCAGCTGGAACAACTGCAGTCGCAAGTAAAGTTTATAGTGGAAGATGAAATCAGCAACAAGCACTATAGCTTGTTGGATGAGAGTTTTATAATTGACAGCAATGCTTTCAAAACAAAACTTGCTCATTCTATAGCTGATAAGATAAAACGTATAGCTGCTATCAGCATAAAAGAACAACGCCACTTTACCAAATCTGAACTTTCTGAACACATAGAAACAGGTATCAAGAGTGGCCTGTATTTATACCTGCGCAAGATCACGAATCAACATGCTACAGGAGCTCTTTCTTTACCTAAAGAAAAGGCTGTAGCCAATTGGTATTTCGTCAGGGAGTTTTGTTATGCTTCTATGTTTCGCTTCAATGCTAAAGGCGAATTCAATATACCCTATGGTGGCATTGCCTATAATAAAAAAGACTTTCGCCAAAAGGTGAATAATATCTTTTCACCTACTATAAAAGAGCTATTTAAGAACGCCTCTTTTTATAATCATGATTTTGAAGAATTCTTGCGAAAAACAAAACCTCACAAAGGCGATTTCATTTTTGTAGATCCGCCGTACGACAGCGAATTTTCGGAATACGACCAGAACGCATTTACCAAAGAAGACCAGGAACGACTGCGCGATGTGCTGGTAAAAATGCCGGCAAAAATGATGATGGTAATAAAAGAAACGCCATTTATCCGTAACTTATACAGCGGTCATTGCAGGTTGATAGAGTTTGACAAAACCTATACTTACAATGTTCGTGGAAGAAATAACCGTGATACAAAACACCTGATCATCATTAACTATGATATAGGTGAACATGCATTACATCTGCCTAAGTGA
- a CDS encoding SRPBCC family protein: MNTNSSTGAKLSTNVGKLERIASILAGTALVYQGLRNNKKEQGKKFKIPIAVAGGYLLYRGTTGHCDIYSAAGKGKLPDTVKNINILTVIHVNQPRMEVYNYWRTLSNLPKFMSHLETVDVLDDKTSHWKAKAMGVLGSIEWDAEIVKEIEGELLGWNSLPGATIHNAGKVEFKDSPSGGTELKVLITYRPPFGDIGEGIASMFNPMFEKMIVEDVKNFKRHMETGDNPLNDDK; this comes from the coding sequence ATGAACACGAATTCATCAACCGGGGCCAAGCTTTCTACCAATGTTGGCAAACTGGAAAGAATAGCCTCTATACTTGCAGGAACGGCTTTGGTATACCAGGGCCTGCGCAATAACAAGAAAGAGCAAGGAAAGAAATTTAAAATACCTATTGCTGTAGCAGGTGGATACTTGTTGTACAGGGGCACTACCGGACACTGCGATATATACAGCGCTGCCGGCAAAGGCAAACTTCCTGACACGGTTAAGAACATTAATATTCTTACGGTAATTCATGTAAACCAGCCACGGATGGAAGTGTACAACTACTGGCGTACACTAAGTAACCTGCCAAAGTTCATGAGCCATCTGGAAACAGTAGATGTACTGGATGATAAGACATCGCATTGGAAGGCAAAAGCAATGGGCGTATTAGGCAGTATAGAATGGGATGCTGAAATAGTAAAAGAAATAGAAGGCGAACTGCTGGGATGGAACTCATTACCTGGCGCTACCATTCACAATGCTGGTAAGGTGGAATTTAAAGATTCTCCTTCCGGTGGTACTGAGCTAAAAGTCCTGATAACTTACCGTCCACCATTTGGTGACATAGGCGAAGGCATTGCTTCTATGTTCAACCCGATGTTTGAAAAAATGATCGTGGAAGATGTAAAGAACTTTAAGCGTCACATGGAAACAGGTGACAACCCGTTGAATGACGATAAATAG
- a CDS encoding glycosyltransferase family 2 protein: MSFAYVLFWISLFLLFYTYIGYGLFLLLINKLKTRKKEQKDNAELPPVTLIIPAYNEAEWMHQKIRNCLELQYPRHLLQLIFITDGSTDETNKIVAGYEDIDLLYQSVRKGKMAAINRSMQYVSNPIVVFSDANTLLNRECLLHIVKHYTHEAVGGVAGEKKIYTENLKSRIGYSEGLYWKYESMLKQLDSDFNTVVGAAGELFSMRTSLFTPQPENIILDDFMLSMKLCVDGYKVVYEPKAFAIEAPSVTIGEEKKRRVRIAAGAFQTIPLLWKHFLLINKPVLYFQYFSRRILRWVACPVCLLLLYVSNGIIFSNADSASFFTVFFALQNLFYLVAIIGSFSYRTGVTLNAFYIPFYFLFMNSLLVEGFWKYVAGKQTVLWEKSKRKVIPLHAGQQ, translated from the coding sequence ATGTCATTCGCGTACGTATTGTTCTGGATCAGCTTGTTTTTGCTGTTTTATACGTACATAGGTTATGGCCTTTTCCTGCTGCTTATCAACAAGCTGAAAACAAGAAAAAAAGAACAAAAAGATAATGCGGAGCTTCCGCCGGTTACGCTAATCATTCCTGCTTACAATGAGGCTGAGTGGATGCACCAGAAGATCCGCAACTGCCTGGAACTGCAGTATCCACGGCATCTGTTACAGCTCATATTCATAACAGATGGTTCTACAGATGAGACCAATAAAATAGTAGCAGGTTATGAAGATATTGACCTGCTGTATCAATCGGTGCGCAAGGGTAAAATGGCTGCCATCAACCGCAGCATGCAGTATGTTTCAAACCCTATCGTGGTTTTCTCGGATGCCAATACCTTGCTCAATAGAGAATGCCTGCTTCACATAGTTAAGCACTACACCCATGAAGCAGTAGGAGGGGTGGCAGGGGAAAAGAAGATCTATACAGAAAACCTGAAGTCGAGGATAGGCTACAGCGAAGGCCTGTACTGGAAGTATGAGTCTATGCTCAAGCAATTGGATTCTGATTTCAATACAGTAGTAGGCGCTGCCGGTGAATTGTTTAGCATGCGTACCAGCCTTTTTACGCCGCAGCCTGAAAATATCATCCTGGACGACTTTATGCTTTCGATGAAGCTGTGCGTGGATGGATACAAAGTGGTGTACGAGCCGAAGGCTTTTGCTATAGAAGCGCCTTCTGTAACCATAGGCGAGGAGAAGAAGCGACGTGTGCGCATAGCTGCCGGTGCATTCCAAACCATACCGCTGCTGTGGAAGCATTTTCTTCTTATCAATAAACCGGTACTTTACTTCCAATATTTTTCCCGGAGGATACTGCGCTGGGTGGCATGCCCGGTGTGTTTGCTTCTGTTGTATGTTTCCAACGGCATCATTTTTTCCAACGCCGACTCTGCTAGTTTCTTTACCGTATTCTTTGCCTTGCAAAACCTGTTTTACCTGGTAGCTATCATTGGAAGTTTTTCTTATAGAACAGGCGTAACGCTTAATGCTTTTTACATCCCATTTTATTTTCTCTTTATGAATAGTTTACTGGTAGAAGGATTTTGGAAATATGTAGCGGGTAAACAGACCGTGCTGTGGGAGAAAAGTAAACGGAAGGTTATACCCCTACATGCCGGTCAGCAATAA
- the rsmG gene encoding 16S rRNA (guanine(527)-N(7))-methyltransferase RsmG, with translation MEVLLKYFSDFTEKQLQQFAALEELYKDWNEKINVISRKDIDSLYLKHVLHSLTIATVVSFNPGTQVIDIGTGGGFPGVPLAIFFPEVEFHLVDSVGKKLKVIEGVKEAIDLPNITTQHTRAEEIKNRQFQFVVSRAVAPLKDLWYWGKPLIKKGFDHELANGLICLKGGELGQEISESGLRPNMVSIQEVFQEEYFAEKYLLHVTK, from the coding sequence ATGGAAGTTTTACTTAAATATTTCTCAGATTTTACTGAAAAGCAGTTGCAACAATTTGCAGCGCTGGAAGAATTGTACAAAGACTGGAATGAGAAGATCAACGTGATCTCGCGGAAAGACATTGACAGTTTGTACCTGAAGCACGTATTACATTCACTTACTATAGCGACTGTTGTAAGTTTTAATCCCGGCACCCAGGTTATTGATATTGGTACTGGTGGTGGGTTTCCAGGTGTGCCTTTAGCCATTTTCTTTCCTGAAGTAGAGTTTCATTTGGTAGATAGCGTTGGGAAAAAACTTAAGGTTATTGAAGGCGTAAAAGAAGCCATTGATCTACCAAACATTACTACCCAACATACCCGCGCTGAAGAGATTAAGAACCGCCAGTTCCAGTTTGTTGTTTCCCGTGCAGTAGCACCTCTAAAAGATCTTTGGTATTGGGGCAAGCCTCTTATAAAAAAAGGCTTTGATCATGAGCTGGCCAATGGACTGATCTGCTTAAAAGGTGGAGAGCTTGGGCAGGAGATTTCAGAAAGCGGGCTGCGTCCAAACATGGTTTCTATCCAGGAAGTTTTCCAGGAAGAATATTTCGCTGAAAAATATTTATTGCATGTAACTAAGTAG
- a CDS encoding Hpt domain-containing protein codes for MISSLPLPNTDQKRPIAGTAVKKAGETIDLYDLGALHDMSGGNKEFILSLVKIYLDTIPANSAEMVHACMGGNWDMVSKLAHKLKSTIDMMRMTTITQDIRTIELDAKNQVNKEILPNLVNKVDEVLNAVAADLKQVFSL; via the coding sequence ATGATATCCTCTTTACCCCTACCTAATACTGACCAAAAACGCCCTATAGCCGGCACAGCCGTTAAGAAAGCTGGTGAAACTATCGATCTGTACGACCTCGGGGCACTTCATGACATGTCGGGAGGCAACAAAGAATTCATTCTTTCACTAGTAAAAATTTACCTGGATACCATACCTGCAAACAGCGCTGAAATGGTACATGCATGCATGGGCGGAAACTGGGATATGGTAAGTAAACTGGCGCATAAGCTGAAGTCTACTATTGACATGATGCGTATGACCACCATTACACAGGATATACGTACCATAGAACTGGATGCGAAAAACCAGGTAAACAAAGAAATACTACCAAACCTTGTAAATAAAGTAGACGAGGTTCTTAATGCAGTAGCAGCAGATCTGAAGCAGGTTTTCAGTCTGTAA
- the treA gene encoding alpha,alpha-trehalase TreA, producing MMKKIFLPLWLLLTVQVNAQLTQSPTPDQLWGKLFTDVQLKRVLHDNKTFVDAVPKLSPDSILNLYNRLPVKDSSSLSDFVHAYFILPEHAEVATPKQATDLKDHLQKHWNNLVRQADKKQHYNSLLPLPYPYVVPGGRFREIYYWDSYFTMLGLAASNRYDLVEHMLNNFSYLVKTYGHIPNGNRNYYLSRSQPPYFALMVQLLAQKKGSSIYRRYLPALQKEYDYWMEGEDIIKPGELYKRIMKMQDGTVLNRYFDDSTIPRQESYYEDVQTGLAYKHKDGAVYRHLRAAAESGWDFSSRWFADTFNLTSIETTNILPVDLNCLLYTYEQILATAYASQRQNSKSRQYSQRAQKRKEAINRLFWSEEKQYYFDYHTGSGTHTDRWSLAGVMPLFVQAATQQQAAAVTDHVRSRFLKPGGVVTTTYKTGEQWDAPNGWPPLQYVTVKGLTNYKHNSLADTIARRWMKINEDVYQRTGKMMEKYDVEVIGLEGGGGEYPTQDGFGWTNGVYLEFRRMFK from the coding sequence ATGATGAAAAAAATCTTCCTTCCGCTTTGGCTGTTGCTAACCGTGCAGGTAAATGCACAGCTGACACAATCGCCCACACCTGACCAACTGTGGGGTAAACTTTTCACTGATGTTCAATTGAAACGCGTACTGCACGACAACAAAACATTTGTTGATGCAGTACCTAAACTTTCTCCGGATAGTATACTGAACCTGTATAACCGCCTGCCAGTGAAGGACAGTAGTAGCTTGTCAGATTTTGTGCATGCGTATTTCATTTTACCTGAACATGCTGAAGTGGCTACACCCAAACAGGCTACAGATCTGAAAGATCATTTACAAAAACATTGGAACAACCTGGTACGCCAGGCAGACAAAAAGCAGCACTACAATTCGCTGCTTCCGCTGCCTTACCCCTACGTGGTGCCGGGTGGTCGTTTCAGAGAAATATACTACTGGGACAGCTACTTCACTATGTTGGGGCTGGCCGCTTCAAACCGTTACGACCTGGTGGAGCACATGCTTAACAATTTCTCCTACTTGGTGAAGACCTATGGCCACATTCCCAATGGCAATCGCAACTACTATCTCAGCCGGTCGCAGCCACCATACTTTGCGCTGATGGTGCAACTGCTGGCTCAGAAGAAAGGCAGCAGCATCTACAGACGTTATTTGCCTGCACTACAAAAAGAGTATGACTATTGGATGGAAGGAGAAGATATTATAAAGCCGGGAGAGCTATATAAAAGGATCATGAAGATGCAGGACGGGACGGTTCTCAACCGCTACTTCGACGACAGTACCATTCCTCGCCAGGAATCTTATTACGAGGATGTGCAGACAGGACTGGCATACAAACATAAAGATGGCGCTGTATACCGGCACCTGCGGGCAGCTGCCGAAAGCGGCTGGGATTTTAGCAGCCGTTGGTTTGCAGATACGTTCAATCTTACTTCCATTGAAACCACCAATATTCTTCCTGTTGACCTCAACTGCCTGCTATATACATATGAGCAAATTCTCGCTACCGCTTATGCTTCGCAAAGGCAAAACAGCAAAAGCAGGCAGTACAGCCAGCGGGCGCAGAAAAGGAAAGAAGCCATCAACCGGCTGTTCTGGAGCGAGGAAAAGCAGTACTACTTTGACTACCACACCGGCAGCGGCACCCATACTGATCGTTGGTCCCTGGCAGGGGTGATGCCTCTTTTTGTACAGGCAGCCACTCAACAGCAAGCAGCCGCAGTTACTGATCATGTGCGCAGCAGGTTTTTGAAGCCCGGAGGCGTTGTAACAACTACTTATAAAACCGGCGAGCAATGGGATGCACCTAATGGCTGGCCGCCGTTGCAGTACGTTACTGTGAAAGGCTTGACGAATTACAAGCACAATAGCCTGGCGGATACCATTGCCCGCAGGTGGATGAAGATAAATGAAGATGTATACCAGCGTACCGGCAAAATGATGGAGAAATATGATGTAGAGGTGATAGGATTAGAAGGAGGCGGAGGTGAATATCCTACGCAAGATGGCTTTGGATGGACCAATGGTGTATACCTGGAGTTCAGGCGGATGTTCAAGTAA
- a CDS encoding CvfB family protein, which yields MVNVGQYNTLKVLRTVDFGVYLDDGAEGILLPKRFVPDGLQVDDELRVFIYHDSESRLIATTEEPKGVVGDIVKLRAVTVTKEGAFLDWGLMKDIFVPKSKQQNYMREGAEYLVKIYLDEQTGRVAATEKFDYELSNDELTVKEMDEVDLVVYRRTDIGYVVIINNKHTGVLHENEIYRNITVGDRMKGFIKTIREENKIDVVVGKAGYGRVEGEAEKILRLLKENDGYLPYHDKSAPEEIYDFFGMSKKSFKMATGSLYKQKKIEFTKTGIKLLEE from the coding sequence ATGGTTAATGTAGGGCAATACAATACGCTTAAGGTGCTACGCACGGTTGATTTTGGAGTTTACCTGGATGATGGTGCTGAAGGTATTCTTTTACCTAAACGTTTTGTACCTGATGGATTGCAAGTGGATGATGAACTGCGTGTTTTCATTTACCACGACAGCGAAAGCAGGTTGATTGCCACAACAGAAGAACCTAAAGGTGTGGTAGGTGATATTGTAAAACTTCGGGCAGTGACTGTTACAAAAGAAGGAGCTTTCCTTGACTGGGGCTTGATGAAGGATATTTTTGTACCCAAGAGTAAGCAGCAAAACTACATGCGTGAAGGAGCTGAATACCTGGTAAAGATTTACCTGGATGAACAAACAGGACGCGTAGCTGCTACTGAAAAATTTGACTACGAATTGAGTAATGATGAGCTTACCGTAAAGGAGATGGATGAAGTGGACCTGGTAGTATACCGTCGTACAGATATTGGTTACGTGGTTATCATCAATAACAAGCATACAGGCGTACTGCACGAAAATGAAATTTACAGGAACATTACTGTGGGCGACAGGATGAAGGGATTTATAAAAACAATTCGTGAAGAAAATAAGATAGACGTAGTGGTGGGTAAAGCAGGGTATGGAAGGGTAGAAGGTGAAGCAGAAAAAATTCTTCGCTTGTTGAAGGAGAACGATGGCTACCTGCCTTACCACGATAAATCTGCACCGGAAGAAATTTACGATTTCTTTGGCATGAGTAAGAAGTCTTTTAAAATGGCAACAGGGAGTTTATACAAGCAGAAGAAGATCGAGTTCACCAAAACTGGTATCAAATTATTAGAGGAATAA
- a CDS encoding YdeI/OmpD-associated family protein: MIKYSTEIKKFDKQGEKTGWTYVDVPAELAEQLKPGNKKSFRVKGKLDHHPIEGVALLPMGGGDFIIPLNGEMRKAIGKTKGAILQLQLQLDEKEYQLCPDLLLCLQDEPAALENFNKLPPSHRKYYSKWIESARTEPTKAKRIAQAVNALAKSIGYGEMLKEAGSK; the protein is encoded by the coding sequence ATGATCAAATACAGTACTGAAATAAAGAAGTTTGACAAGCAAGGCGAGAAGACAGGATGGACATATGTAGATGTGCCGGCAGAGCTAGCTGAACAGCTAAAGCCAGGAAATAAAAAATCATTTCGCGTAAAAGGAAAACTAGACCACCATCCTATAGAAGGGGTGGCGCTGCTGCCAATGGGTGGAGGAGATTTCATTATTCCGTTGAATGGCGAAATGCGCAAGGCAATAGGTAAAACGAAAGGAGCCATTTTACAACTGCAACTGCAGTTGGACGAGAAGGAATACCAATTGTGCCCGGACCTGCTGTTGTGCCTGCAGGATGAACCAGCGGCCTTGGAAAACTTCAATAAGCTGCCGCCATCGCACCGCAAGTATTATAGCAAATGGATTGAAAGCGCCAGAACTGAACCTACAAAAGCCAAACGTATTGCGCAAGCAGTAAATGCACTGGCAAAAAGCATTGGCTATGGAGAGATGTTGAAAGAGGCTGGTTCCAAGTAA
- a CDS encoding SDR family oxidoreductase, producing the protein MSNKEDQNYHDKIDEAANSEKDMTPRPVYEREYDLQPKKLQDKVAIITGGDSGIGRAVAIHFAREGADVVIVYYKEKQDADETQKLVEEKGRKALVIQADVSVEENCRNIVQQTIDTFGKLDILVNNAAIQFPKEDLQEITEQQWDETFRTNIYSYFFMSKAALPHLKAGAAIVNNASVNAYRGNKELVDYSSTKGAIVAFTRSLSTQLAEKNIRVNGVAPGPIWTPLIPSTFPGQELEDFGSDTPMKRAGQPAEVASCFVFLASDDASYITGQFLHPNGGTVLNT; encoded by the coding sequence ATGTCAAACAAAGAAGATCAGAATTACCACGATAAAATAGACGAGGCAGCCAATAGTGAAAAGGATATGACTCCCCGCCCTGTATATGAGCGGGAGTACGACCTGCAGCCAAAGAAACTGCAAGATAAAGTGGCAATCATTACAGGTGGCGACAGTGGTATTGGAAGAGCTGTTGCCATTCATTTTGCCCGTGAAGGCGCAGATGTCGTAATTGTTTATTACAAGGAAAAACAAGACGCTGACGAGACACAAAAGCTTGTAGAGGAAAAAGGCAGAAAAGCATTAGTGATACAGGCTGATGTAAGTGTAGAAGAAAACTGTAGGAATATAGTGCAGCAGACCATTGACACCTTTGGCAAGCTGGATATACTGGTGAACAATGCTGCTATCCAATTTCCAAAAGAAGACCTGCAAGAGATAACAGAGCAGCAGTGGGATGAAACTTTTCGCACCAATATCTACTCTTACTTTTTCATGAGTAAGGCTGCGCTTCCACATTTAAAAGCTGGTGCTGCTATTGTAAACAATGCATCGGTAAATGCTTATCGTGGCAACAAAGAGCTGGTCGATTATTCTTCAACCAAAGGAGCCATTGTTGCATTTACGCGTTCGCTTTCTACGCAACTAGCAGAAAAGAATATCAGGGTGAATGGTGTGGCACCCGGCCCTATATGGACACCACTCATACCTTCTACATTTCCAGGACAGGAACTGGAAGATTTTGGAAGTGATACGCCAATGAAACGTGCAGGACAACCTGCAGAAGTAGCCAGTTGTTTTGTCTTCCTGGCATCGGACGATGCTAGCTATATAACCGGGCAGTTCCTGCACCCTAATGGTGGCACGGTATTAAATACATAA
- a CDS encoding glycosyltransferase, whose translation MDLLNYWEEAVFILFCITTLIQICYFTGIFSRLAFYTSKPKLQNQQQPVSVVICARDEAGNIIKNLPGVLVQQYRTTHEVILVNHNSQDDTKYLIDELKKTFKHLNPVELTQEAKMIAGKKFPLSMGIKSAKYETLLLTDADCVPASEYWIEKMQDGYDEGIEIVLGYGAYHKAKGLLNKIIRFETFHSALQYFSYALAGMPYMGVGRNLSYKRDVFLRNKGFSSINKIPGGDDDLFINQVANKNNTAIVLDPEAHTLSQPKKTWGDWLNQKYRHYTTAKYYRGKHKFLLLIYSATQFLVLPLAIVAAIFFNWWIVLSIVVVKWIVQAFVYYKSMKKLNEADLFPLFLFFDFWMCLHYLLFLPALFKKPKKSWN comes from the coding sequence ATGGACTTATTGAACTATTGGGAGGAAGCGGTCTTTATCCTCTTTTGTATTACCACCCTCATCCAGATCTGTTACTTTACCGGCATCTTTAGCCGTCTTGCTTTCTATACATCAAAACCTAAACTTCAAAACCAGCAACAACCTGTTTCGGTTGTTATTTGTGCCCGTGATGAAGCAGGAAATATTATTAAAAACCTGCCGGGGGTGCTGGTACAGCAATACCGTACTACACACGAGGTGATACTGGTAAACCACAACTCGCAGGATGATACCAAATACCTGATAGACGAACTGAAGAAGACCTTTAAACATCTGAACCCTGTAGAACTGACCCAGGAAGCTAAAATGATAGCAGGAAAAAAGTTCCCGCTGAGCATGGGCATTAAAAGCGCGAAGTATGAGACTTTGTTGCTTACCGATGCTGACTGTGTTCCTGCAAGTGAATATTGGATCGAAAAAATGCAGGATGGATATGATGAAGGCATAGAGATCGTTTTAGGTTATGGGGCATACCACAAGGCGAAAGGTCTGCTTAACAAGATCATCCGGTTTGAAACATTTCATTCTGCGCTTCAATATTTCAGCTATGCCCTTGCCGGCATGCCCTATATGGGTGTTGGTCGCAACCTGAGCTACAAGCGCGATGTTTTCCTTCGCAACAAAGGCTTTAGCAGCATCAACAAAATTCCAGGTGGAGATGATGATTTGTTCATCAACCAGGTGGCAAATAAAAATAATACTGCTATTGTTTTAGACCCGGAAGCACACACATTAAGCCAACCAAAAAAAACATGGGGCGACTGGCTGAACCAGAAGTACAGGCATTATACTACAGCAAAGTATTACCGCGGTAAGCACAAATTCTTGCTTTTGATCTATAGCGCCACACAGTTCCTGGTACTGCCGCTGGCTATTGTGGCAGCTATATTCTTCAACTGGTGGATTGTGTTGTCGATCGTTGTTGTAAAATGGATCGTGCAAGCCTTCGTGTATTACAAAAGCATGAAAAAACTGAACGAAGCTGACCTGTTCCCTTTGTTCCTGTTCTTCGATTTCTGGATGTGCCTCCACTACCTGCTGTTCCTGCCGGCATTATTCAAAAAACCGAAGAAGAGTTGGAATTAG
- a CDS encoding sigma-54-dependent transcriptional regulator → MKDQKTFRVFIVEDDLWYSSMLEYYLSLNPDYVIQKFDTAKSFLARIHEKPEVITLDYSLPDMNGDQLLMQIKEISPDSKVIIISGQEDVKIALDLLKKGAYDYIVKDEDAKDRLWNTIQNLRENVQLKQEIETLKEEVHRKYDFSKAIIGNSPVIQRVFSMMEKAARTNITVSIAGETGTGKELVAKSIHYNSPRKNQPFVAVNLAAIPKDLLESEMFGHEKGAFTGAIARRIGKFEEASKGTLFLDEIGEMDINMQAKLLRALQEKEIMRVGSNDLVKIDVRIIVATHRNLLDMVKEGTFREDLYYRLLGLPINLPPLRERENDVLIIAKHFMEVFCKENNLQVKNFSTEAKKKLLGHAFPGNVRELKSVVELACVMAEGNDIEPDHLNVTSQNIISDFMMKEVTLKEFTTKFIQYYLDKYNYDVLKVARKLDVGKSTIYRMIQNKEVFVHKKYAYENSFMN, encoded by the coding sequence ATGAAAGACCAAAAGACCTTCAGGGTTTTTATAGTAGAGGATGACCTGTGGTATAGCTCTATGCTGGAGTATTACCTATCACTTAATCCCGACTACGTAATCCAAAAGTTTGACACTGCTAAGTCATTCCTGGCTCGTATACACGAAAAGCCGGAGGTGATAACGCTTGACTATTCGTTGCCCGACATGAATGGCGACCAATTGCTCATGCAGATAAAGGAGATCAGCCCGGATAGCAAAGTCATCATAATCAGTGGACAGGAAGATGTAAAGATTGCGCTCGACCTTTTGAAGAAAGGCGCTTACGATTATATAGTAAAAGACGAAGATGCTAAAGATCGTCTGTGGAATACCATCCAAAACCTTCGCGAGAACGTTCAGCTAAAACAAGAGATTGAAACACTGAAAGAAGAAGTACACCGCAAGTACGACTTCAGCAAAGCTATCATTGGCAATAGCCCGGTGATACAGCGCGTGTTTAGCATGATGGAAAAAGCAGCCCGCACCAACATCACTGTATCCATTGCTGGCGAAACAGGTACTGGTAAAGAACTGGTAGCAAAATCTATCCACTATAACTCTCCGCGTAAAAATCAACCTTTTGTTGCCGTAAACCTTGCAGCCATTCCAAAAGACCTTTTGGAAAGCGAAATGTTTGGCCATGAAAAAGGTGCTTTTACAGGTGCTATAGCCCGCCGTATAGGTAAATTTGAAGAAGCTTCAAAAGGGACACTTTTCCTGGATGAGATTGGTGAAATGGACATAAACATGCAGGCAAAACTGCTGCGTGCACTACAGGAAAAAGAGATCATGCGCGTAGGTAGCAACGACCTGGTGAAGATAGATGTGCGCATCATAGTAGCTACGCACCGCAACCTGCTCGACATGGTGAAAGAAGGAACCTTTAGAGAAGACTTGTATTACCGCTTGCTGGGTTTGCCTATAAACCTGCCGCCACTGCGCGAAAGAGAGAATGATGTTCTGATCATTGCAAAACACTTCATGGAAGTATTTTGTAAAGAGAACAACTTGCAGGTAAAGAATTTTTCTACTGAGGCAAAGAAGAAACTGCTGGGTCATGCATTTCCTGGTAATGTGCGCGAATTGAAATCGGTAGTGGAACTGGCATGTGTGATGGCCGAAGGAAATGATATTGAACCAGATCACCTGAACGTAACTTCTCAAAACATCATCAGCGACTTTATGATGAAGGAAGTAACGCTGAAAGAATTTACGACGAAGTTTATTCAGTACTATCTTGATAAGTACAACTACGATGTGCTAAAAGTAGCACGCAAGCTGGATGTAGGTAAGTCAACCATTTACCGCATGATCCAGAACAAAGAGGTTTTTGTACACAAGAAATATGCGTATGAGAACAGCTTTATGAATTAG